Proteins from a genomic interval of Diaminobutyricimonas aerilata:
- a CDS encoding pyridoxal phosphate-dependent aminotransferase yields the protein MSPAPEISRRIAAISESATLKVDAKAKALKAEGRPVISYAAGEPDFPTPEHIVEAAAAATHDPKNHRYTPAAGLPELREAIAEKTLRDSGLEVPASQVIVTNGGKQAVFQAFATVLDDGDEALLPAPYWTTYPEVVKLAGGVPVEVFAGSDQGYLVTVEQLEAARTERTKVLLFVSPSNPTGAVYSPEQTRAIGEWALEHDLWVITDEIYQNLTYDGVKAVSIVEAVPALADRTILVNGVAKSYAMTGWRLGWMVGPKAAITAAANLQSHLSSNVSNVSQHAAIAALTGPQDEVERMRQAFDRRRRTIVEELNKIPGVVAPTPEGAFYVYPDVAGLLDREWGGVTPTTSLELADLILEQAEVATVPGEAFGPSGYLRLSYALGDDALLEGVQRLQRLFG from the coding sequence GTGAGCCCCGCCCCTGAGATCTCCCGCCGCATCGCCGCCATCAGCGAGTCCGCCACGCTCAAAGTGGATGCGAAGGCGAAGGCGCTCAAGGCCGAGGGCCGGCCGGTGATCAGCTACGCCGCGGGCGAGCCCGACTTCCCCACGCCGGAGCACATCGTCGAGGCCGCCGCCGCGGCGACCCACGACCCGAAGAACCACCGCTACACGCCCGCCGCCGGACTGCCGGAGCTGCGCGAGGCGATCGCCGAGAAGACGCTGCGCGACAGCGGACTCGAGGTGCCGGCGTCGCAGGTGATCGTGACCAACGGGGGCAAGCAGGCGGTGTTCCAGGCGTTCGCGACGGTGCTCGACGACGGCGACGAGGCGCTGCTGCCCGCCCCGTACTGGACCACCTACCCCGAGGTCGTGAAGCTCGCCGGCGGTGTGCCCGTCGAGGTGTTCGCCGGTTCCGACCAGGGCTACCTCGTCACGGTCGAGCAGCTCGAGGCCGCCCGCACCGAGCGCACGAAGGTGCTGCTGTTCGTCTCGCCGTCCAACCCGACCGGCGCCGTCTACTCCCCCGAGCAGACCCGCGCGATCGGCGAGTGGGCGCTCGAGCACGACCTCTGGGTCATCACCGACGAGATCTACCAGAACCTCACCTACGACGGCGTCAAGGCCGTCTCGATCGTGGAGGCGGTGCCAGCCCTCGCCGACCGCACCATCCTCGTGAACGGCGTTGCCAAGTCGTACGCCATGACCGGGTGGCGTCTCGGCTGGATGGTCGGGCCGAAGGCCGCGATCACCGCGGCGGCGAACCTGCAGTCGCACCTCAGCTCGAACGTGTCGAACGTGTCGCAGCACGCCGCGATCGCCGCCCTCACCGGCCCGCAGGACGAGGTCGAGCGGATGCGCCAGGCCTTCGACCGACGTCGCCGCACGATCGTCGAGGAACTCAACAAGATCCCCGGCGTCGTGGCTCCGACTCCGGAGGGCGCGTTCTACGTCTACCCCGACGTGGCCGGCCTGCTCGACCGCGAGTGGGGCGGCGTGACCCCGACGACTTCGCTGGAACTCGCCGACCTCATCCTCGAGCAGGCCGAGGTGGCGACCGTGCCGGGCGAGGCCTTCGGACCGAGCGGCTACCTGCGCCTGTCGTACGCCCTCGGCGACGACGCCCTGCTCGAGGGCGTGCAGAGGCTGCAGCGCCTCTTCGGCTGA
- a CDS encoding YqaJ viral recombinase family protein, translated as MLPLWDEPLPDHRHRAVAHVSDRVAWVRARSRGVTATDVARLSSPAAVKSVVLEKLTGRSFGGNAYTDHGREREPAIARWAHKEHGITPSATLYHAHGNKLHLATPDGIRVTGTTVELCEIKTTVRGWRTIPRSYLRQVFWQQYVLGAERTLVVWEQHDDFVPVAAEPRCKWVDRDENEIHMLVHLADQVLAGMRP; from the coding sequence ATGCTCCCCCTCTGGGACGAGCCGCTGCCCGACCACCGCCACCGCGCCGTCGCCCACGTGAGCGACCGTGTCGCGTGGGTGCGGGCACGCAGTCGAGGCGTCACGGCGACGGATGTGGCGCGGCTGTCCAGCCCCGCCGCGGTGAAGTCGGTCGTGCTCGAGAAGCTCACCGGACGATCCTTCGGCGGCAACGCGTACACCGACCACGGGCGCGAGCGGGAGCCCGCGATCGCCCGCTGGGCGCACAAGGAGCACGGCATCACCCCGAGCGCGACGCTCTACCACGCGCACGGCAACAAGCTGCACCTCGCGACCCCCGACGGCATCCGGGTCACCGGTACGACCGTCGAGCTGTGCGAGATCAAGACGACCGTGCGCGGCTGGCGCACCATCCCGCGCAGCTACCTGCGGCAGGTGTTCTGGCAGCAGTACGTGCTCGGCGCCGAACGCACCCTGGTGGTGTGGGAGCAGCACGACGACTTCGTGCCGGTCGCCGCGGAGCCGCGCTGCAAGTGGGTCGACCGCGACGAGAACGAGATCCACATGCTCGTGCACCTGGCCGACCAGGTGCTCGCGGGCATGCGTCCGTGA
- a CDS encoding GNAT family N-acetyltransferase, producing MIDIRAAVAGDARALAAVAAATFPLACPPGTSDEAIAAFIAEHLSEQRFEEYLADPQRDLLIAELDGAPAGYTMLVAGDPTDAHVAAAVTVRPTVELSKCYVLADHHGQGVAGELIERSIEAAVARGARSIWLGVNQHNARANAFYGKHGFEVAGTKHFMVGDERHDDFVRVRPLD from the coding sequence ATGATCGACATCCGCGCCGCAGTGGCGGGGGATGCCCGCGCGCTCGCCGCCGTCGCCGCCGCGACCTTCCCGCTCGCGTGCCCGCCCGGCACATCGGACGAGGCGATCGCCGCGTTCATCGCCGAGCATCTCAGCGAGCAGCGCTTCGAGGAGTACCTCGCGGACCCGCAGCGCGACCTGCTCATTGCGGAACTCGACGGCGCGCCGGCCGGCTACACGATGCTCGTCGCGGGCGATCCGACGGATGCGCATGTCGCCGCCGCCGTGACGGTGCGCCCCACGGTGGAACTGAGCAAGTGCTACGTGCTCGCCGACCACCACGGGCAAGGCGTCGCCGGCGAGCTCATCGAACGCAGCATCGAGGCTGCGGTCGCCCGCGGTGCCCGCAGCATCTGGCTCGGCGTCAACCAGCACAACGCACGGGCGAACGCGTTCTACGGCAAGCACGGGTTCGAGGTCGCCGGCACCAAACACTTCATGGTCGGCGACGAACGCCACGACGACTTCGTGCGGGTGCGGCCGCTCGACTGA
- a CDS encoding NADP-dependent oxidoreductase: MRAVVMDQLGGPEVLSVADVASPVRVNAEFLVKVVAAGVNPIDAKTRAGRGVSAAIDHFPAVLGNDFSGIVVEAPYEAHPYQPGTEVYGMTTVPRVGGTYAEYVAVSSLSLTRKPTTLSHVEAAAVPLAALTAWGMVVEVAKAHEGQRMLIHAASGGVGHFAVQFARYFGAHVIATGSTAKVAWLRELGANRTIDYTATRFEDEVGDLDVVIDLVGNVHDETGRRSLRTLRPGGLIVNAPTGSWPGFATEVAEAGLRGTTYKVAPDGATLAVISRLLQSGDVRVYVDRVFDLADAAAAHTAIEQGHTRGKIVLKVSDG, from the coding sequence ATGCGCGCAGTCGTGATGGACCAGCTCGGAGGACCGGAGGTGCTCTCGGTCGCCGACGTCGCGTCGCCGGTGCGGGTGAACGCCGAATTCCTCGTGAAGGTGGTGGCGGCCGGGGTGAACCCGATCGACGCCAAGACGCGCGCCGGACGAGGGGTCTCCGCCGCGATCGACCACTTCCCCGCCGTGCTCGGCAACGACTTCAGCGGCATCGTCGTCGAGGCGCCGTACGAAGCGCATCCGTACCAACCCGGCACCGAGGTGTACGGCATGACGACGGTCCCCCGCGTCGGTGGCACCTATGCCGAGTACGTCGCGGTGTCGAGCCTCAGCCTGACCCGCAAGCCCACCACGCTGAGCCACGTCGAGGCGGCGGCCGTGCCGCTCGCGGCGCTCACCGCGTGGGGCATGGTCGTCGAGGTCGCGAAGGCGCACGAGGGGCAGCGGATGCTCATCCACGCCGCCTCCGGAGGTGTCGGCCACTTCGCGGTGCAGTTCGCCCGGTACTTCGGGGCGCACGTCATCGCGACCGGCTCGACCGCCAAGGTCGCGTGGCTGCGGGAGCTCGGCGCGAACCGGACGATCGACTACACGGCCACCCGCTTCGAAGACGAGGTGGGCGACCTGGATGTCGTGATCGACCTCGTCGGCAACGTGCACGACGAGACCGGCCGCCGGTCGCTGCGCACACTGCGCCCGGGAGGCCTCATCGTGAACGCGCCGACCGGCAGCTGGCCGGGCTTCGCCACCGAGGTCGCCGAGGCGGGTCTGCGCGGCACGACGTACAAGGTCGCGCCCGACGGCGCGACGCTCGCCGTGATCTCGCGCCTGCTGCAATCGGGCGACGTGCGCGTCTACGTGGACCGGGTCTTCGACCTCGCCGACGCGGCGGCGGCGCACACGGCGATCGAGCAGGGGCACACGCGGGGCAAGATCGTGCTCAAAGTCAGCGACGGCTGA
- a CDS encoding helix-turn-helix transcriptional regulator has product MDGRVQLGSSDGRRRLIANRLPVLRAERRWSQAELADRINVSRQTVVSLESGRYEPTLKIAMRLAVVFGQSIEEIFTPDPADIARVRTE; this is encoded by the coding sequence GTGGATGGTCGCGTTCAGCTGGGATCGTCTGACGGGCGACGAAGGTTGATCGCCAACCGCCTGCCGGTGCTGCGCGCCGAGCGTCGCTGGAGTCAGGCGGAGCTTGCGGATCGGATCAACGTCTCGCGCCAGACGGTCGTGTCGTTGGAGAGCGGCCGGTATGAGCCCACGCTGAAGATCGCGATGCGCCTCGCGGTGGTGTTCGGGCAGTCGATCGAGGAGATCTTCACTCCCGACCCGGCGGACATCGCGCGCGTCCGTACCGAGTGA
- a CDS encoding ABC transporter ATP-binding protein, protein MTEQVVSVRGLRKTYGPFTAVEDVSFEIARGETYALLGPNGAGKSTTIEILEGYRDRTSGEVNVLGTDPQRGGLPWKARLGIVLQSTGESGNATVREQLKHFAGFYPHPRDVDELIAAVGLEAKAGTMIRKLSGGQRRRVDVALGIVGRPELLFLDEPTTGFDPEARRSFWQLIRSLQADGTSILLTTHYLDEAAQLAHRVGVIAAGRIVEQGAVDAIGGADARVPIVRWREGGEVREVRTPEPATHVARLVAAADGVEPDGVEILRPSLEDIYLQLVADAAATATAAASATTPPAGAGDPVTDIHPIGADR, encoded by the coding sequence ATGACCGAACAAGTGGTGTCCGTCCGCGGACTGCGTAAGACCTACGGGCCGTTCACGGCCGTCGAGGACGTGAGCTTCGAGATCGCCCGCGGCGAGACCTACGCGCTGCTCGGCCCGAACGGGGCCGGCAAGTCGACGACGATCGAGATCCTCGAGGGGTACCGCGATCGCACCTCGGGTGAGGTGAACGTGCTCGGAACCGACCCGCAACGCGGCGGACTGCCGTGGAAGGCGCGGCTCGGCATCGTGCTGCAGAGCACGGGCGAATCGGGCAACGCGACCGTGCGCGAACAGCTCAAGCACTTCGCCGGGTTCTACCCGCATCCGCGCGACGTCGACGAGCTCATCGCGGCGGTCGGGCTCGAGGCGAAGGCGGGCACGATGATCCGCAAGCTCTCCGGCGGGCAGCGGCGCCGTGTGGACGTGGCGCTCGGCATCGTCGGCCGTCCCGAGCTGCTGTTCCTCGACGAACCCACCACCGGGTTCGACCCGGAGGCCCGCCGCTCCTTCTGGCAGCTCATCCGTTCCCTGCAGGCCGACGGCACGAGCATCCTGCTCACCACCCACTACCTCGACGAGGCTGCGCAGCTCGCGCACCGGGTGGGCGTCATCGCCGCCGGACGCATCGTCGAGCAGGGGGCGGTGGATGCGATCGGCGGTGCGGATGCGCGGGTTCCGATCGTGAGGTGGCGTGAGGGCGGCGAGGTGCGCGAGGTGCGCACCCCCGAACCCGCGACGCACGTCGCCCGCCTGGTCGCCGCTGCCGACGGCGTGGAGCCCGACGGCGTCGAGATCCTGCGTCCGAGCCTCGAGGACATCTACCTCCAGCTTGTCGCCGACGCCGCGGCGACAGCAACCGCCGCGGCGAGCGCCACGACCCCACCCGCCGGCGCCGGCGACCCCGTGACCGACATCCACCCGATCGGAGCAGACCGATGA
- the secE gene encoding preprotein translocase subunit SecE produces the protein MARKVVDEPSEDVVATAKQERAERRNPFARIALFIRQVIGELKKVVTPTRRELITYTGVVLVFVLIMMALVSGLDYLFGFLVSIVFGDGTFAP, from the coding sequence GTGGCGAGAAAAGTAGTCGACGAGCCCAGTGAGGATGTCGTCGCCACCGCGAAGCAGGAGCGTGCCGAGCGGCGCAATCCCTTCGCGCGCATCGCCCTGTTCATCCGCCAGGTCATCGGCGAGCTGAAGAAGGTCGTCACCCCGACGCGTCGCGAGCTGATCACCTACACCGGTGTCGTGCTCGTCTTCGTGCTCATCATGATGGCGCTGGTCTCCGGCCTGGACTACCTGTTCGGGTTCCTGGTCTCCATCGTCTTCGGTGACGGGACCTTCGCGCCGTAA
- the rplA gene encoding 50S ribosomal protein L1 — MAQKSKAYRAAAEKIEPGRFYSTTEAVDLARETGSKKFDSTVEVALKLGVDPRKADQMVRGTVILPHGTGKTARVIVFATGAAAEAAIAAGADEVGGAELIEKVAGGYTSFDAAVSTPELMGQVGRLGKVLGPRGLMPNPKTGTVTPDVAKAVNDIKGGKIEFRVDKHANVHFVVGKTGFSPEQLNENLKTALDEIQRVKPSSSKGRYIQKGAVSTTFGPGIPLDVNAL; from the coding sequence ATGGCACAGAAGTCCAAGGCCTACCGGGCCGCAGCCGAGAAGATCGAACCGGGCCGGTTCTACAGCACCACCGAGGCGGTCGACCTCGCCCGCGAGACCGGGTCGAAGAAGTTCGACTCGACCGTCGAGGTCGCGCTCAAGCTCGGCGTCGACCCGCGTAAGGCCGACCAGATGGTGCGCGGCACCGTCATCCTGCCCCACGGCACCGGCAAGACCGCCCGCGTGATCGTGTTCGCGACCGGCGCGGCGGCCGAGGCCGCCATCGCCGCGGGTGCGGACGAGGTCGGCGGCGCCGAGCTCATCGAGAAGGTCGCCGGCGGGTACACCTCGTTCGACGCGGCCGTGTCGACGCCCGAGCTCATGGGCCAGGTCGGTCGACTGGGTAAGGTGCTCGGCCCCCGCGGCCTCATGCCGAACCCCAAGACCGGCACCGTGACCCCGGACGTCGCGAAGGCCGTGAACGACATCAAGGGCGGAAAGATCGAGTTCCGCGTCGACAAGCACGCCAACGTGCACTTCGTCGTCGGCAAGACCGGGTTCTCGCCCGAGCAGCTCAACGAGAACCTCAAGACCGCGCTCGACGAGATCCAGCGCGTGAAGCCCTCGAGCTCGAAGGGCCGCTACATCCAGAAGGGTGCGGTGTCGACCACGTTCGGCCCCGGCATCCCGCTGGACGTCAACGCGCTCTAA
- a CDS encoding alpha/beta fold hydrolase, translated as MTVVLLHGLGGSRDDMLPLVEGRTDVVAPDLRAHGANPSIGGPADFTLDALAAEVERDLSPGPVSLVGESLGAAVALRLALRDPARVERLVLLRPSFTTEPLPPNLRPFPVIGELLTRYGPVRGAALFRAGGLYHAVELQSRRGARGLLAQFGAPDAVRRAIRLVELPRNRAYRDAAELALLMMPTTIIAAPRDPVHPLSIAERWQHDLPHARLEAVPPRDEDWSAYRAALRDRVSTALDGR; from the coding sequence GTGACCGTCGTCCTGCTGCACGGCCTCGGCGGCAGTCGCGACGACATGCTCCCGCTCGTCGAGGGGCGCACGGATGTCGTCGCACCGGATCTGCGCGCGCACGGCGCGAATCCGTCGATCGGCGGGCCGGCCGACTTCACCCTCGACGCACTCGCCGCGGAGGTGGAACGCGATCTCTCTCCCGGCCCGGTGTCCCTCGTCGGCGAGTCGCTCGGCGCGGCGGTCGCCCTGCGCCTCGCACTCCGTGACCCGGCGCGCGTCGAGCGTCTCGTGCTGCTGCGCCCGTCATTCACCACCGAACCGCTGCCGCCGAATCTGCGCCCCTTCCCGGTGATCGGCGAACTCCTCACCCGGTACGGTCCGGTGCGCGGAGCGGCGCTGTTCCGCGCCGGCGGTCTGTACCACGCGGTCGAGCTGCAGTCCCGGCGCGGTGCTCGCGGCCTGCTCGCCCAGTTCGGCGCCCCGGATGCCGTGCGGCGCGCCATCCGACTGGTCGAGCTGCCGCGGAATCGGGCCTACCGCGACGCGGCGGAACTCGCCCTTCTCATGATGCCGACGACGATCATCGCGGCTCCGCGGGATCCGGTGCACCCGCTCTCGATCGCGGAACGCTGGCAGCACGACCTTCCGCACGCGCGGCTCGAGGCGGTGCCGCCGCGCGACGAGGACTGGTCGGCCTACCGGGCAGCGCTGCGAGATCGGGTGTCGACAGCGCTCGACGGGCGCTGA
- the rplK gene encoding 50S ribosomal protein L11 gives MAPKKKVTGLIKLQINAGAANPAPPIGPALGQHGVNIMEFCKAYNAATESQRGNVIPVEITVYEDRSFTFILKTPPAAELIKKAAGVAKGSATPHTAKVGVLSKESLRQIAEQKQADLNANDIEAAEKIIAGTARSMGITVG, from the coding sequence ATGGCACCCAAGAAGAAGGTCACGGGGCTCATCAAGCTCCAGATCAACGCCGGCGCCGCGAACCCCGCGCCGCCCATCGGGCCCGCGCTGGGTCAGCACGGCGTCAACATCATGGAGTTCTGCAAGGCGTACAACGCGGCGACCGAGTCGCAGCGCGGCAACGTCATCCCGGTCGAGATCACCGTGTACGAGGACCGCTCGTTCACGTTCATCCTGAAGACCCCGCCGGCCGCCGAGCTCATCAAGAAGGCCGCCGGAGTCGCCAAGGGCTCCGCGACGCCGCACACCGCCAAGGTGGGTGTGCTGTCCAAGGAGTCGCTCCGTCAGATCGCCGAGCAGAAGCAGGCCGACCTGAACGCGAACGACATCGAGGCCGCCGAGAAGATCATCGCCGGCACCGCGCGCAGCATGGGCATCACCGTCGGCTGA
- a CDS encoding ABC transporter permease, translating into MTALTASPALPAGRTLRIGASRIRYEVLAYFRQSDSVFFTFLFPVLMLTIFSVAFGEQEFGRDDAGNAITAAEYYLPAMLAAGVLISGLQNMSIDIAVERSDGTLKRLAGTPLPVTSYFIGKIGQVVVTGLLQAALIIAVAALVFGVELPDDPQRWTTFAWVFLFGVITCAILGIGLSAVPRTGKSATAVIIPIVLVLQFISGVYLQFSGLPEWLQNVASAFPLKWLAQGMRYVFLPDGFDVLEQGGDWNLGGMAIAIAIWLVVGLVLARLTFRWIRKDG; encoded by the coding sequence ATGACCGCCCTCACCGCCTCCCCCGCACTGCCCGCCGGACGCACCTTGCGCATCGGCGCGAGCCGCATCCGCTACGAAGTGCTGGCGTACTTCCGGCAGAGCGACTCGGTGTTCTTCACCTTCCTCTTCCCCGTGCTCATGCTCACGATCTTCTCGGTCGCGTTCGGCGAGCAGGAGTTCGGCCGCGACGACGCCGGCAACGCGATCACCGCGGCGGAGTACTACCTGCCCGCGATGCTCGCCGCCGGGGTGCTCATCAGCGGACTGCAGAACATGTCGATCGACATCGCGGTGGAACGCAGCGACGGAACGCTCAAGCGCCTCGCCGGCACCCCGCTGCCGGTGACGAGCTACTTCATCGGCAAGATCGGCCAGGTCGTCGTGACCGGCCTGCTGCAGGCCGCGCTCATCATCGCGGTGGCCGCACTCGTCTTCGGAGTCGAGCTGCCGGATGACCCGCAGCGGTGGACCACGTTCGCGTGGGTGTTCCTCTTCGGCGTGATCACGTGCGCGATCCTCGGCATCGGTCTCTCCGCTGTGCCGCGCACCGGCAAGAGCGCTACGGCCGTGATCATCCCCATCGTGCTCGTGCTGCAGTTCATCTCCGGCGTGTACCTGCAGTTCAGCGGGCTGCCCGAGTGGCTGCAGAACGTCGCGAGCGCCTTCCCGCTCAAGTGGCTCGCGCAGGGCATGCGCTACGTGTTCCTGCCCGACGGCTTCGACGTGCTCGAGCAGGGCGGCGACTGGAACCTGGGAGGCATGGCGATCGCGATCGCGATCTGGCTCGTGGTGGGACTCGTCCTCGCCCGCCTGACCTTCCGCTGGATCCGCAAGGATGGCTGA
- a CDS encoding endonuclease domain-containing protein, whose protein sequence is MRRPTPLPPQLPRDGFSTRDAEALGVGRRRLQGRDLHRPFHGVRVAAAPTSVLERCAAYSTRLVNGAFFCSVTAAALQSVPLPLALEGVGLHVGVPAPRRAPQARGVVGHRLTVAAGDVILVHGMPVTGPSRTWRDLASVLDVPDLVAVGDDIIRRRLATVEQLREELARTGRGSVAAKTALGLLDPSAESPMESRLRAVLAASGVQGFEVNRTIALPDGAVYRGDLVFPTERLVVEYQGDYHRDAAQWRRDMTRASRLESFGWRVVMLNADDVRRSQELVARIERMLGREGRRKPRLRG, encoded by the coding sequence ATGCGTCGGCCGACACCGCTCCCGCCCCAGCTGCCGCGTGACGGCTTCAGCACCCGCGACGCCGAGGCGCTCGGCGTCGGTCGACGGCGCCTGCAGGGCCGCGACCTGCACAGGCCGTTCCACGGCGTGAGGGTCGCTGCCGCACCGACGTCTGTGCTCGAACGCTGCGCTGCGTACTCGACCCGCCTCGTGAACGGCGCCTTCTTCTGTTCGGTCACCGCGGCAGCGCTTCAGAGCGTGCCTCTGCCTCTCGCGCTCGAGGGCGTCGGTCTGCACGTCGGCGTGCCTGCGCCGCGGCGCGCACCTCAGGCCCGCGGTGTCGTGGGGCACCGGCTGACGGTCGCCGCCGGCGACGTCATCCTCGTGCACGGGATGCCCGTCACCGGCCCGTCCCGCACCTGGCGCGATCTCGCCTCGGTGCTCGACGTGCCGGATCTCGTCGCGGTGGGAGACGACATCATCCGTCGCCGGCTCGCAACGGTCGAGCAGCTGCGCGAAGAGCTCGCCCGGACCGGCCGAGGGTCCGTCGCGGCGAAGACGGCCCTCGGCCTGCTCGATCCTTCGGCCGAGAGCCCGATGGAGTCGCGCCTCCGTGCGGTGCTGGCCGCCAGCGGCGTCCAGGGCTTCGAGGTGAACCGCACGATCGCGCTCCCCGACGGAGCGGTGTACCGCGGAGACCTGGTGTTCCCGACGGAGCGGCTGGTTGTGGAGTATCAGGGCGACTACCACAGGGATGCCGCGCAGTGGCGCCGGGACATGACGCGTGCCTCCCGCCTCGAGTCCTTCGGATGGCGCGTCGTGATGCTCAACGCCGACGACGTGCGACGGTCTCAAGAGCTCGTGGCACGGATCGAACGGATGCTCGGCCGCGAGGGGCGCCGAAAGCCCCGTCTGCGCGGTTGA
- the nusG gene encoding transcription termination/antitermination protein NusG — protein sequence MSDQERRDIDLATAAEQSSEVDEIQEGNTLEADIQSVDAAEHSALHVVDEDEETEDDTSDVDELIDALSAASDPEADAIVDDALDIDSPDEALTADVATDDEAEEDAPVDPYEAFRAELRAKPGKWYVIHSYAGFEKRVKQNIESRRGSMGMEDYVFEVQVPMEDVVEIKNGQRKLVNRVRIPGYVLVRMDLNEDSWSVVRHTPGVTGFVGNSHNPTPLRFEEAFNMLKSLVQVTEAPSKAAGGAKGSATQARVIPAEVDFEIGETITIKEGSFAGLPGTISEIKPESGKLTVLVSLFERETPVELSFDQVTKL from the coding sequence GTGTCTGACCAAGAGCGCCGCGACATCGACCTCGCGACGGCCGCCGAGCAGTCCTCGGAGGTCGACGAGATCCAGGAGGGCAACACCCTCGAGGCCGACATCCAGTCCGTCGACGCGGCCGAGCACAGCGCGCTGCACGTCGTGGACGAGGACGAGGAGACCGAGGACGACACCTCCGACGTCGACGAGCTCATCGACGCGCTGAGCGCGGCGAGCGACCCCGAGGCCGACGCCATCGTGGACGACGCCCTCGACATCGACTCGCCCGACGAGGCCCTCACGGCCGACGTCGCCACCGACGACGAGGCCGAAGAGGATGCGCCGGTCGACCCCTACGAGGCGTTCCGCGCCGAGCTGCGTGCGAAGCCGGGCAAGTGGTACGTCATCCACTCCTACGCGGGCTTCGAGAAGCGCGTGAAGCAGAACATCGAGTCGCGCCGCGGCTCCATGGGCATGGAGGACTACGTCTTCGAGGTCCAGGTGCCGATGGAGGACGTCGTCGAGATCAAGAACGGCCAGCGCAAGCTCGTCAACCGCGTGCGCATCCCCGGCTACGTGCTCGTGCGCATGGACCTCAACGAGGACAGCTGGTCGGTCGTGCGTCACACCCCGGGCGTCACCGGCTTCGTGGGCAACTCGCACAACCCGACGCCGCTGCGTTTCGAGGAGGCTTTCAACATGCTGAAGAGCCTCGTGCAGGTCACGGAGGCCCCGAGCAAGGCCGCCGGCGGCGCGAAGGGCTCGGCCACCCAGGCCCGCGTCATCCCCGCCGAGGTCGACTTCGAGATCGGCGAGACCATCACGATCAAGGAGGGCTCGTTCGCGGGTCTTCCCGGCACGATCAGCGAGATCAAGCCGGAGAGCGGCAAGCTCACCGTGCTGGTCTCGCTCTTCGAGCGCGAGACCCCGGTCGAGCTCAGCTTCGACCAGGTGACCAAGCTCTGA